gtattaGATGCTTTGTGGAATTTATGTTGTTGAATACTCTATTTTGTATGTTGTCATGATATGTTATGCTATAGTTAAAGTTCAAGATGAATTTAGAACTGCTATTTAAGAGTTTATGTACTCTTATTTACCTCTCTTCTTTGAAAGTTGTAGGGAGATAAATGATTATTGTTTACCCAAAATAAATGTTGTGACTATTTTTATTTAGATATAGTGTTTGAGTTGtgttattcaacttttttatttaaaaaacaatttataaaagAGATACCGGATTCAAATCGCtgttttaaaaaagttttaatctTCTTTAAGACAATCACAAATATTCCATTTCAAAGTTTTTAAGAATTTTATAtgttaaaatcttaaattttgaaaatatactTGTAGTGTTTCATGTAATTTTAagtgtttaaattttaaatagtaaaaCTTAGTCTACATTTTGAACTTTCATGTAATTGTACGTCaattaactatatatttttgatttttttttaaatatttatatgtaATGACCAATTGACCCAAAAATTACAGATTTTTCATCCAACCATTAACTATGATTGGATCGGGTAACAAATTTAACTAAAATTGGCCCAATCGAACTCTCGAACACCCCgtgttttgaatgattttttacaAGTTATTTAACCTCATTTCACACTTTATTCAAAATACACAATAAGTAAGCGATGTGACTATTGTTGTTGTGCATGACTCTCACTAACACCTCACCAATAAAAACATTCATATTGGTTAAATCATCATCGATCTCTCTTAAAATTGTCACTGATTTGAGCATTGAAGTCCTTATAGATACATTACCCCGAGATATTCTTCCATCGATCCAAAAATTTGGACCACATTCTTGGTCACACACACAAGAAAAGTAAATGtagaaaaagtaataataaaataatatataattttttaaatgattaaattatttgttgtgTTTTGAGTGTGTgatcaaatttaatttcttggtCTTATGACCACATAAGAATAACTCCATCACCCCTACGAAGTTGCAATGTCATCCTCTACCCGCTCTTATCTTACCTCATTAACAATTAtacttaatatttaattttttttgaagaagctaaattagtccacccgaattggcgccagagagaatcgaacctcagacctcaagaggagtacactctcaggtcccaagtcaataccaatgcagTGAGTTTAtacttaatttttaaatatttgtaatTTAGTGGAAAAAATAAGAGGATTTTAAGGACTTTCCAAAGGAGGCCTTTAGGACACCATAATAGTTTTTACTATGTATAACTAGCATAatacccgtgctatcgcacgggtcgtaacgttacgcgtatattttttaagttacaCTTTGCTAAGTCAACTTTTAAAAAGTAATAAGAGTATATATTCATTAATAGTTAAAGtaatatgattaattaaaaGATGGTTAACATTActtgaaaaatgtttttaaagttaaatttatttaatcaattatatacataatttgtcccatgtatgatttatttagtatatatgatagttattttgagattgttatgagtttcatgaatcagtagcataatttgtctcatgtatgatttatttaatatatatgattattattttgatattgttaTGAGTTatatgaatcagtagcataatttgtcccatggatgatttatttattatatatgattgttattttgatattgTTATGAGTTATATGAATCAGTAACATATTTCGTCTCATGTaagatttatttagtatatatatatgatagttattttgagattgttatgagctcattaatcagtagcataatttgtctcatgtatgatttatttaatatatgtgattgttattttgatattgTTATGAGTTATATGAATCAGTagtataatttgtctcatgtatgatttatttagtatataagatagttattttgagattgttatgagtttcatgaattagtagcataatttgtctcatgtatgatttatttagtatatatgataattattttgaggtTGTTATCAGTATATATGAtattatgaaatttttaaaatttttataaaaaacaataatacaatattataatttttaccaTGTGTTAGAATATTTTGTCCAAATACCCATTATATATTGTTTCTGTCTTTGCaatatattagaaataaaataatacaatatccATACTTTAGTATAGATAGCTAGCCTTAGCATATGCATGAACATGTGGATGTGGAGTGTATCCATGAATTCACGTCCCTTCCATTTTACTATAGTATAAAGGatattttctttgtagtttaaataaaaatttaattgaatcatACAATGTTACtacatttaaaatgaaaaatactcatatattaccATATACCTTCATCCCATAtaaaataaccaatttttattaattttaagggACCTGTGCTATCGCACGAGTTGTAATGTTATGCCTATATTCATATAAATTAcactttattaataaaaattaaaaaaaaattgttgttcgAAGTTAGATTTATTTAATCAGTATGAGTACTATGAATTAATAGCATATTTGTCccatatatgatttatttaatgtAAATGTTAGCTATTTTGAAACTGTTATCAATTACATGAATGAGTAGTATAATTTGTCTAAAAATGGATTATGAAAAAATTGGAGATACTTGTTCCCTGATCTTGGGTGTGGCTTCATCTTCTCATCTCCTGTCATACATAACAATATTAgagacaaaaaagaaagaaaccaaattaaatttttttagtagtTTATAGATATGTATGTAGATCAATATAGagaataaaattgatatttttatattttttggcaTTATTTATACTTTGAGTttgaaaaaaccaaaatatataaacaaaacgaagaaataaaaataaactaaaagacttaaattaaataaataattaaacggGTAAGGGGAGTGCAAACTGAAAACAGGGGATGCAAGTATAGCAAAACGTAGGCCCAAACCAAAAGGCTGGGGCACAGTagcgtaaaaaaataaaaagggccAGGATTCAAACTGAGGTGATGATGGAAAGCTTACGGTGTGCAGCCGTGGACACTTGCACATTGGATCACATTGGGTATATATACACTTTTTCTTCACAGATCCttcattttccatttttctttctctctcttacTCCCTCCTTCACTCTTTCTCAACTCTGTTTCCGGCGGCCGGCCACCGTCCCTAGAAAAATCCCATATTCAACCAGAAACACTTATTTAACCTTTTTAAAcccaaatcaaaccaaaaaaacacaaaatcaaacaaaaatctcaaaaacCTACAAAACCCTAGATCTactttgttgaattttttttttctttcaaaacccaacaacaaaatatatttgcatcaaaactttgaacatacgaaaaaataaaaacaatttatttggcgttcttttttttttttttttttcatctttgtgAAGTTCACATCGGAGCTCCGCCGTCAAAGCTCTATCACAGGTCAACTATGAACTCATTAATGGAGTTTAATACCAGATATATGACCTTCATCATGTtgtaattggattttttttcgaTCTGGGGTGTggcttcatcttcttctcttttgCCAATCTGGTATTTTTCAGTTTCCTTTTAGATTCTAGATTCTACAAAAGTTTCtgaaataaaatatagtttCTTTTTGGATCTGTATATATTCTTATTCCTCTTATTTAATGTtaattgatcttttttttttaatttaaatttgtttacttttactcatcttttttttttaattcagttTGAGATATTTTTAGAACAATCATTTTAGAACAATTGTAATATGAATATTTCTAGAATATGTTTGGTTGTTTCAAATTCTATCATTAactctaattttaatttaatttaaacagTAATAATGATATTTCTTACGCAACCTGCacatttttttgggtacaaaaccTGCACCTGTACTGCAATCTACTGTGCAGTACTACCTACATGATTAATCACATCAAAGGTATAAGATTATATTAAATGAATATTAGTACTTCTGTATGCTCATTGTCATTGAGAcccacaaaataaaaaagtttattgcATCAGTGTAACCATTACCAatatctctttctctttctagTTTCTACACACCCTTGatctactttttatttttatttttataaatctaATAAAATTGATAACTTTTCCATGTTTTGTATGGTTTTTTTTACTCGGTATATAtgatttattctttttattttgtagatttaattatattttattcatcttttttcctctgtaaatattgtaatttaattttgatctgaaactaaaagataaaattatgttaattgtacaataaaataatatgaatatGTTGTATAGTATACCTGCCATATAATCACTCAGAAATgttatcaaaatcaaattcttCCACTTTCTTGGTATGTGTTTTCTTTTCTCGCGATCTTCCTTGGTAGTGTTTTGTTTCCCGTGttcatcttttgtttttatcatGAATAATTTTTGGGTCTTGGTTACTTGAATCTTTGAAAGTTGTTTGATGCAAAACCACTGTTTTCAACATCTCCCTATCTTGTGACAGATCATTGTGAAAAATTAAGTTAGATTATTTTTTGTTCTCCATGTGACATATCTTGTGAATACATTGTTGGTATAACCTTTATGGATTAatacaattattttgatgaaaaagtaatatataaaattgtGTGAAGATTATACCTTGAAGTAGAATTTGTTCATGAATCTTGAGTAGAATTTGTTCAATCATGAAAAATGTTATACTATTCTACTTTCACGTGTTCTTGTTTGATGTTATCACTAAAATACTTTCAACTTTCCTGCAAAGAACAAATATTCATTCAAGTTTAGATTATGCAGTTGAAGTAAGAAAAATCAAGAACAAATAAAACAGGTGAGAAGAGAAGTTTAAAATGAGTATGAGAAAAAATGAGTTTACCCGCGTTGTTGTTAGATGGAGATGAATATATTTTAATCTTTctgcaaaacaaacaaaaaatcaagTTATTATAGAATTGTAGTAaaagatgatgaaggaaagaaTTGTGAGAGAATGAGAAAATTAAGAGAGGTTCATTTGTTTCTAATTTATGTTGGTGAGAGAAGGTAATATAGCattgaattcaaaatttgaattccaCAATGAGAGGGAAATGTGGgtcaaaaagtattttaaatttgacattgggtttttattaatttttttgcaaaacataaattatatattaaagaaaatatacttaatgatgagagaaattaataaaaaaaccaGAAAAAGTAGAAGATATGAGAAAGTGATTGAAATTTTGAATGAGTATATAATCAAATTTCAATTACTAAAGAGGGggaaatgtttttttaatttgaaaaaatagtgATAGAGATTTGTCAGTATTGGGAGAAGTGAAAGTGGGTAAAGGAAAAAGAGTGATGTGTGATGGGTAGGTCACATGTTAAATTTAAGATCAAAACTGAATTTTTTGAATTCTAACCAAATCAGTTTATTGGAACCAAATGGCTCATGGAAAGCAACTTTTTCTCTCACATAACAAAGTTTTGGCTTGGTTGGCTTGGAATATGGCTTAGTTACTTGCTCATTTAGTTCAGTTATATAAATTTTGGACACAAAATGTCCCTGTTTTGGACACATGTCATACTCTTAAGCAAGGGTATTTTTGATTTTACCAGGTACTATAGATTTCTTATATTGTAATTGATACTACCACAACTAATGATCTAGTATTAAAAATGTTAAGAGTCTTGAACGAGGATAATTAAGCAAATAATGTCTGCAGTTTTATTGTAGACTATATATGAAAGAGTAGAAAATTGAAtctttgaaaatatttatcgaAAGCTCCTAGCCAGGTCAAGATCAAAAGGCTAAACCTTGTTGAAAAATTGTGTAATGCACAAATGGTGGTTGCTTTCACCATAGCATAATTGATGAATGCAGTTGAAGCATACAAACAAATATTGGACGCAGTCCGCTTCAAACAAGGTTGACTGATGACATTTAGTCATGTTTGGTTTTTAGTAGTGAGTTTATAGTATTTGTGTTAGTTTTAGGTGTAATTACAtggtaaaaataagaaatttagCTCAATTGAAGAGAGTACACGAGTttgaagaaaaaacacaaaatatgaTCAATTTACTGGAAAAATCGCGCCTCTATAGAACTTCATAGTGGCGCAATCCAAGCTACAAAATCAGGGGAAACTATCTATATAAATCGCACCACGATTCTGTCCAAAACAAATCTCTCATGTAATTAAGAACTCAAATCGTGGCGAGATGGATTCTACATTGACACAATTTTGTGTCAtgaatcaaatatattaataattgagTGTACCTAATTGAATATACCAGATGAAATATTTGTAAAACAGATCTTATAATTAGACTAGAGTctcatcatttaataaatgtgacacatgatgtatttttaaacatcatacatgatgtgttagTATATTATTTGATGCATGCGTAAAATAACagttttacactgacggtgtatataaattaaattcgaGGAAGTAGTAGCAGGTGGATTGACAAATGGATGAATTTGATTTGATGGAGTaaacaatataaacaaatttcatttttcattataaCATTTGTATGCAATCTCCACGTGTCAAAACAAGAGCCAGTACAAATAAATATCTATCGCAAAATAAAATCTCCAAACCGTTACAGTAACAGCAAGCAagctgaggaagaagaagaaaccataACAACCACGGCAGCAGGATGAGTAGCAGAGCTCTACTCTTCTCATTCTCTCCACCTTCACCTTCTTCCTCACCACAATCACGCTCCAGAATCCTCCTCTCTAACCATTCACCTTCTCCGTTTCCATTCCACTTACTGACCCGCCGGAGAGGAGGAGGAAAGGTCTGGGCGGATGTCAAGTCCGAGAAGCAAGTTCCAGAACCTTCCAGCAAGTATCAGGATCTTGCTATTCATAAGAAAGTAGCACGTGCTTTGGTTGGTGATGAcgtggaagaagaagaagaagatgatgaagtaGCACCATGGTGGGAAATTTTCCCTAAGAGATGGGTCATTGTTATTCTTTGCTTCTCTGCTTTTCTTCTTTGTAACATGGATAGAGTGAGtatgcttctttttcttcccaTTTTTTCAACCTATTCTATGAATCaatcaatttaaaatacaaaaaagttgGAAATTGGAATGGAGTTGTAATTATGTTATGAAGAATTTGCAAATGAAACTTAGATACGgttaataatttaagaaaatgaaagtgattgAACTAACTATATGTCAATGTGTCTTATTGTCACTCGACACCAGACATGCATTCAATTTGAAGTGTCTAGTGCTAAGTATAGTACATTAGCAACTAACCATGAAATACAAACACACAGACACCAGATGACATGTCGACACTACTAGTAACaattgagaaaatgacataattcaatgtaatcatatgtgtcGGACATCGGGATACACCTAATTTGAGGAGTGTTCATGCTTCATATGCAGCTCACTAAGTTCTAATACTCTCTCAAGCCGTGCAATTTAAATTTATCGCAGCTCCATTACATAAAAAGATGTGTGTATACAAGCATAGTTTATTAGTTATTACTTGTAttgtgttagaaataatataaaaccattgatgtggctctatcctaacagcttaagcttttgggataatctgTTATTTGACATACTTAGCAACTAAAGTGGAATGCAATTGattagtttttagtttttaccttATGGAAGTTTCTAATTAGAGATAAGTTTTTCATTCTTATTAACTTAGAGGGAACTTTATAATTTTCAAGTTGTTTAAGTAAGGGGTTTTTTTGGAATAAGTTGAGGTAGAGAACAAGGTTTTACCTAGCAATTGTGTGGCGAATCGCGATTCTTGATACTGCGAAAAATTAGGGTCAAATTGCAGTTTAAAGACATCAAAAACCTTGATGTTGCGACAATAATTGTGGTAAAGGAAAAttggttttgaaaaacttgGTGAACAGGTTAATTTGGaattatggaaaaaaaattatttagaataTTAGGTTAGTATTGCAGTAGATTATTCGGTTGGCTTTAGCTCTTAGAAACTTCTATCTGTTTTGCGTTTGCAGGTAAATATGAGTATTGCTATACTTCCTATGTCGGCAGAGTACAACTGGAACCCAACCACTGTAGGTTTAGTACAATCTTCTTTCTTTTGGGGATACCTTCTAACTCAGGTAAATGCAGTTTCATTTTGATTAGTAGCTTTTTGTATCTTCGTATGAGTTTGAACTTCAGGCCATGGCTCTGATGCATCGGTAGATACTTGTTGCAGATTGCCGGTGGAATATGGGCCGACACAGTGGGAGGAAAACAGGTTTTAGCATTTGGAGTCATTTGGTGGTCTGTTGCCACAATCCTCACTCCTGTAGCTGCCAAACTTGGGTTGCCTTTTCTTCTAGTTGCCCGTGCATTCATGGGAATTGGTGAGGTGCGTTCTGTTAAAATGTTCTTTGTTGCACCCGATATTGTCACTGGTTATAGTAATGATTTGATTCATATAATTGGTGATGGTTACAATATGAtgatagcatttttttttcttcattagcttACTTCTTTTGGATCTTACTAGGGGGTTGCTATGCCGGCGATGAACAATATTCTTTCGAAATGGGTTCCCGTGGCAGAGAGAAGTAGATCATTAGCTCTGGTATACAGTGGCATGTACCTTGGATCAGTCACTGGACTCGCCTTTTCACCTTTCCTAATTCATCAGTATGGATGGCCATCAGTGTTTTACTCCTTTGGTTCTCTAGGGACAGTTTGGTTTTGTATATGGCTTAGTAAGGTTAGAATTCACATATGTGAAGTTATTACCTTCGCATAGATGGTTCCTTTCTTGATACAAATGCTTTTTATTTCAAAGTTGATCtcttttttatgtattttctgACTACCAaatacaaacattttttttggttccAAAAAGTTCGCCTTATCTTAGTAGAACTTTTTTTGTCTTACATGCTAATTTTCTATGTTGTTTCGGGAGCTGTAGGCACATAGTTCACCACTTGATGATCCTGAAATGCGGCCAGAAGAAAAGAAGTTGATTGCTACAAACGGTTTGTCCAaggaacctgtgaaggaaataCCCTGGGGGTTAATTTTGTCGAAACCACCAGTCTGGGCCCTGATAGTGTCCCACTTTTGTCACAACTGGGGAACTTTCATTCTTCTTACATGGATGCCAACATATTATAACCAAGtaaatcttttttcttttcttttctccgTATGTTTGCTAAGTACCCGATGTGAAGTGAACAAAGTTAGATTCATAATATTTTTGTGTATGAGTTTATTTCTATGATAAAGTTAACTTTACCTATGCATAAGAAAAAGTACTTTTGGAAAGACAACTTAAAACTATTGCATCATCTGATTACTGATATACTAATGGATGGATAGGGAAGAGGGTAAGATGGTGATATAATAAGTGACgagtttatcatttttttctcatCATTCATCTGTATTCCATGTTCTCAAAAGCCATTTTATCGTCATTTCTTCTGCATGATTAGTATTGTGTGATGTGGTAAATTGaaggcctttttttttttatatatatatctggTTTTTCCTTTTATAATTCCCATTATTAGGATTCTTTATCTGGAGATTCTTGATATTGGTGTATGTTGAGTGACATAAATGTGATGCTATttctttgttcttttatttGCTTGCTGAtgcttttgatttttattttctatagcttttttttgtctttcatGAAACTCTTATAATTACAACATAAAATTGATATTATTACCTCTTTGTTCTTTCACCTAAAACATTAGTCTCTTCCTTTTAGTTCTGTTATCTCATCTATTCATATCATTCTATTGTTGAAACTATCTTACCTGATATATTCATCAAGCTTCAATTCTCAAAACTGTCAAGATTGAAGCTAGTAGAATTCAGTTTTTGACTCGTGTTaaccaacattttttttttgaaacaaacaaTGTTAGTAATTAGTATTGTTACTTTTTGATACGCAAAATGTTTTTATTTGCAATCTAATTGGATACTTCGAATGCAAATGACATTGTTAAAGTTAACCAAaggtattttttcaaatataatcaTAGGTGTTGAAGTTCAATCTTACAGAATCTGGACTATTTTGTGTTTTACCGTGGCTTACGATGGCAATTTCTGCAAATTTTGGTGGTTGGATTGCAGACACTCTTGTGACCCGAGGTGTATCTGTTACAACTGTCCGCAAGGTATCTCCCTTCaactcttttttatttattagtttttcttgTAGCTGACACTTGTCGAAATAGTTCTTCAGATTAATTCTTTTGACAAACATCCTTGTGTATGAGGAGTTGGGAAACAGTTTCGTATTTTTTTAGCACTAGTGCCTTTAATGGAAATGACAAAATTGTTTTCCAAATACTCATTAATATTACTGAAGCTAGCTTCAAAAAGTTTTCtacatttttcatcaaaaaaaaaaagttttctacATAATTTGGAGACAGATCTCTTTGGCCTATCTGTTCCTTAATCATCGAGCAGTCTAGTGCTTTTACTTCCTGTTTGATGAACTCAATTCCATTGCTACCGGCTACCAGGTTATTACTTCACACTATAGTTCTACTTTTTCTTTGCAGATAATGCAAACAGTTGGGTTTTTAGGCCCTGCTTTCTTCTTGACTCAATTGAGCCATATTAATTCTCCTGTGATGGCTGTTTTGTGTATGACTTGCAGTCAGGTTTGCTTCTCATTCTTATTCTGATAAGGAATTTTCATATTAACATAAAATCTATTCTTAAGCATCTCCTTAAATGTTTTTAGAGAAAGTGCTAGTGCTAATATAATTTCCTAAAATGTGCCGTCAATCGCAAATGGCTAAAAATAACGATTTATTCAAAATCCGCAACGCAACAGTGCAATagcgatttgttcaaatttcactAATCTATCGATATAGCACTGTTATAGCCTCAACATTGTTCCTAAGTCAGAGTGTCACTTGTATAACTTTTATCATGATATTTACTATTTAGTTCATACCAGGTCTTcatattttgcaatttttacagcaaaattaaattttctttacaACAGTGtcttgaaagtttttttttttttttttttttgacgcagtCTTGAAAGTTCTTTTAAAACAGCATAACTATACATTTCTTTCTCGCTATAACATCATTTAAAATTAGTTACTGTTGGTTAATCCATTCATTCCATTGACCTTTCTCGTTCCTCACTTGTTTCATATTCTTTCTGAATAGGGAACTGATGCATTCTCTCAGTCCGGATTATATTCAAACCATCAAGATATAGCTCCTCGATATTCTGTAAGAGGATTCACTTTACCTGAAACTTTCAGTAGCATggcattttataattttgaaatgCAGAATAAGAATGCAAAAACAAGCAAATTGTTTGTATGCTAATTTGTTGTCCTTAGGGAAAGAAAGAAGTTTTCAATATTAATTTCCTATATTTATTCTTAGGGGATATTGCTCGGTCTATCCAATACCGCTGGAGTACTTGCTGGTGTCCTTGGAACAGCAGCAACAGGTTACATTCTGCAGCACGGTAAGTATTTGTTACTCATAATTTATTCTTACTAAATCTCAATGGTCAATTATCATGGAAGTATTTGGAACGACGATATGACACCGTTCATTCTCTTTGCTTGTTATCAGGCTCATGGGATGATGTTTTCAAGGTTTCAGTTGGGCTGTATTTGGTCGGAACCGTGGTGTGGAACCTTTTTTCGA
This portion of the Trifolium pratense cultivar HEN17-A07 linkage group LG3, ARS_RC_1.1, whole genome shotgun sequence genome encodes:
- the LOC123914364 gene encoding sodium-dependent phosphate transport protein 1, chloroplastic-like; the encoded protein is MSSRALLFSFSPPSPSSSPQSRSRILLSNHSPSPFPFHLLTRRRGGGKVWADVKSEKQVPEPSSKYQDLAIHKKVARALVGDDVEEEEEDDEVAPWWEIFPKRWVIVILCFSAFLLCNMDRVNMSIAILPMSAEYNWNPTTVGLVQSSFFWGYLLTQIAGGIWADTVGGKQVLAFGVIWWSVATILTPVAAKLGLPFLLVARAFMGIGEGVAMPAMNNILSKWVPVAERSRSLALVYSGMYLGSVTGLAFSPFLIHQYGWPSVFYSFGSLGTVWFCIWLSKAHSSPLDDPEMRPEEKKLIATNGLSKEPVKEIPWGLILSKPPVWALIVSHFCHNWGTFILLTWMPTYYNQVLKFNLTESGLFCVLPWLTMAISANFGGWIADTLVTRGVSVTTVRKIMQTVGFLGPAFFLTQLSHINSPVMAVLCMTCSQGTDAFSQSGLYSNHQDIAPRYSGILLGLSNTAGVLAGVLGTAATGYILQHGSWDDVFKVSVGLYLVGTVVWNLFSTGEKIID